A single Nostoc sp. PCC 7107 DNA region contains:
- the glsA gene encoding glutaminase A, whose product MIKLDKLSTTDLAVWVEQAKIQSVQGKVCDRIPQLSVANPAWFAVHICCVSGKTYTSGNTDCVFPLMSVIKVFSFLYLLENRGTDTVLQWVGVEPSDTAFNSLDQLIKDNGHPRNPMINSGAITLADKLPGKTASDRTSHLYQWLNQLTGSQLFLDEVMLASVRASRSPVNQAITNYLAEKNRLENPEIALDTYERICYVSARVEDLALLGKTLASGNNLQHHRIVNAVMLMCGLYQDSAKFALKIGLPMKSGISGGMLAIVPNTGAIACYSPALDIVGNSVGAIAFMQALAQKLELSIF is encoded by the coding sequence TTGATAAAACTCGATAAACTCTCTACAACTGATTTAGCTGTTTGGGTAGAACAAGCTAAAATTCAGTCTGTACAGGGTAAAGTGTGCGATCGCATCCCACAATTATCTGTCGCTAATCCTGCTTGGTTTGCAGTTCACATCTGCTGTGTCTCAGGGAAAACTTACACTTCAGGCAATACAGATTGTGTGTTTCCCTTAATGAGTGTCATCAAGGTATTCTCCTTTCTGTATCTGCTGGAAAATAGGGGAACAGATACAGTTTTGCAATGGGTGGGTGTTGAACCGTCAGATACTGCTTTCAATTCTTTAGATCAATTGATTAAGGATAACGGACACCCCCGCAATCCCATGATTAATAGTGGTGCAATTACCCTAGCTGATAAATTACCAGGAAAAACAGCCAGCGATCGCACTTCACATCTCTATCAATGGTTAAATCAGTTAACAGGTTCCCAATTATTTCTAGATGAAGTCATGCTGGCTTCAGTACGCGCTTCACGTTCACCAGTTAACCAAGCCATTACAAATTACCTAGCCGAAAAAAATCGTCTCGAAAATCCTGAAATAGCTCTTGACACCTACGAGCGAATATGCTATGTCTCAGCCAGAGTAGAAGATTTAGCTTTGTTAGGAAAAACCTTAGCTAGTGGTAATAACTTACAGCACCATCGAATAGTTAACGCTGTGATGTTAATGTGCGGACTGTACCAAGACTCGGCTAAGTTCGCTCTCAAAATTGGTTTACCGATGAAATCAGGCATTAGCGGTGGCATGTTAGCCATAGTACCAAACACAGGAGCGATCGCTTGCTACAGTCCCGCATTAGATATAGTCGGAAATTCTGTAGGTGCGATCGCTTTTATGCAAGCTTTAGCCCAAAAATTAGAATTGAGTATCTTTTAA
- a CDS encoding 4-hydroxy-3-methylbut-2-enyl diphosphate reductase: MDTKAFKRTLQHSENYNRKGFGHQAEVTTQLQSEYQSSLIQEIRDRNYTLQRGDVTIRLAQAFGFCWGVERAVAMAYETRQHFPREQIWITNEIIHNPSVNQRMQDMEVKFIPLETGKKDFSVVETNDVVILPAFGASVQEMQILHDKGCKIVDTTCPWVSKVWNTVEKHKKIDYTSIIHGKYKHEETVATSSFAGKYLIVLNLKEAHYVTDYILNGGNREEFLQKFAKACSAGFDPDQDLERVGIANQTTMLKGETEQIGKLFERTMMQKYGPAELNQHFQSFNTICDATQERQDAMLELVQHDLDLMVVIGGFNSSNTTQLQQIAFEKGIPSYHIDAVERIKSAQAIEHRQLNGELAIAENWLPAGKIVVGITSGASTPDKVVEDIIEEIFTLKA; this comes from the coding sequence ATGGATACAAAAGCTTTTAAACGTACACTCCAACATTCAGAAAATTACAATCGCAAAGGGTTTGGTCATCAAGCAGAAGTGACAACCCAGTTGCAATCTGAGTACCAAAGCAGTTTGATTCAAGAAATCCGCGATCGCAATTACACTCTGCAACGCGGTGATGTTACCATCCGCCTAGCTCAAGCTTTTGGGTTTTGCTGGGGTGTAGAACGTGCTGTCGCTATGGCTTATGAAACTCGCCAGCACTTCCCCAGAGAACAGATTTGGATTACTAACGAAATTATCCACAATCCTTCGGTAAATCAGCGAATGCAGGACATGGAAGTCAAATTTATTCCTTTAGAAACAGGTAAAAAGGACTTTTCCGTTGTGGAAACCAATGATGTGGTGATCCTACCTGCATTTGGAGCTAGTGTTCAAGAAATGCAGATATTACACGATAAAGGCTGCAAAATCGTTGATACCACTTGTCCTTGGGTTTCTAAAGTTTGGAATACCGTTGAAAAGCACAAAAAAATTGATTACACCTCAATTATTCACGGGAAATATAAGCATGAAGAAACCGTTGCTACGAGTTCTTTTGCAGGTAAATATTTAATTGTGCTGAATCTAAAAGAAGCACATTATGTCACCGACTACATTCTGAACGGTGGGAATCGAGAAGAATTTTTGCAAAAATTTGCTAAAGCTTGTTCAGCAGGGTTTGACCCAGATCAAGATTTAGAACGGGTGGGTATTGCTAACCAAACTACTATGCTTAAAGGCGAAACTGAGCAAATTGGTAAGCTGTTTGAACGGACGATGATGCAGAAGTATGGACCGGCTGAGTTAAATCAACATTTTCAAAGCTTCAATACTATCTGTGATGCTACCCAAGAACGGCAAGATGCCATGTTGGAATTAGTACAGCATGATTTAGATTTAATGGTGGTGATTGGTGGATTTAACTCATCAAATACTACCCAATTACAACAAATTGCTTTTGAAAAGGGCATTCCTTCCTATCATATTGATGCTGTAGAACGGATTAAATCTGCTCAAGCTATTGAACACCGTCAGCTAAATGGAGAATTAGCGATCGCCGAAAATTGGCTACCAGCAGGTAAAATTGTTGTTGGTATAACTTCTGGTGCATCTACACCTGATAAAGTTGTTGAAGATATCATTGAAGAGATTTTTACCCTCAAAGCTTAG
- a CDS encoding NAD(P)H-quinone oxidoreductase subunit N, producing the protein MDFANLASQLNAGTILPEGIVIVTLLGVLIVDLILGRTSARWIGYLAIAGLLAAIVALYYRWDAINPISFTGGFIGDDLSIVFRGIIALSAVVTILMSIRYIEQSGTALAEFIAILLTATLGGMFLSGASELVMIFISLETLSISSYLLTGYTKRDPRSNEAALKYLLIGAASTSVFLYGISLLYGLSGGQTELSAIADGIITAKVSQSLGFVISLVFIIAGIGFKISAAPFHQWTPDVYEGAPTPVIAFLSVGSKAAGFALAIRLLTTVFPMVADEWRFVFTALAILSMILGNVVALAQTSMKRMLAYSSIAQAGFVMIGLIAGTEAGYASMVFYLLVYLFMNLCGFTCVILFSLRTGTDQITEYSGLYQKDPLLTLGLSIALLSLGGIPPLAGFFGKIYLFWAGWQAGLYGLVLLGLVTSVVSIYYYIRVVKMMVVKEPQEMSDVVKNYPEVRWDLPGLRPLQVGLVVSLIATTIAGILSNPLFTLANNSISHTQILQATITKVSTVSLEETDKL; encoded by the coding sequence ATGGATTTTGCTAATCTTGCATCCCAGTTAAATGCTGGAACGATTCTACCAGAGGGGATTGTAATTGTTACCCTCTTGGGGGTTTTGATTGTTGATTTGATTTTGGGGCGTACATCCGCACGCTGGATTGGATATCTAGCGATCGCAGGTTTACTAGCTGCAATTGTCGCCCTGTACTATCGATGGGACGCTATCAACCCCATCTCTTTTACTGGTGGCTTCATTGGGGATGATCTCAGTATTGTGTTTCGCGGTATTATCGCGTTGTCTGCCGTTGTCACAATATTGATGTCAATTCGCTATATCGAGCAGAGTGGTACAGCTTTAGCCGAATTCATCGCAATTTTGCTGACTGCTACCCTAGGAGGAATGTTTTTATCTGGCGCTAGTGAGTTAGTGATGATTTTCATCTCACTAGAAACTTTAAGTATTTCCTCTTATTTGCTGACAGGCTATACCAAGCGCGATCCTCGTTCTAACGAAGCTGCGTTGAAATATCTGTTGATTGGTGCTGCTAGTACATCAGTATTTTTGTACGGCATTTCTCTACTGTATGGTTTATCGGGTGGTCAAACAGAATTAAGTGCGATCGCTGATGGTATCATCACAGCTAAAGTTAGCCAATCTTTAGGTTTTGTGATTTCACTCGTTTTCATCATTGCAGGTATTGGCTTTAAAATTTCTGCTGCACCCTTTCACCAATGGACACCAGACGTTTATGAAGGCGCTCCCACTCCGGTAATCGCCTTTTTATCTGTTGGTTCCAAGGCAGCCGGCTTTGCTTTAGCCATCCGCCTATTAACTACAGTCTTCCCAATGGTGGCTGACGAATGGAGATTTGTCTTCACAGCCCTCGCCATTCTCAGCATGATCTTGGGTAATGTGGTGGCACTGGCACAAACTAGCATGAAACGGATGCTGGCCTACTCATCCATTGCTCAAGCTGGGTTTGTGATGATTGGCTTGATTGCTGGTACAGAAGCTGGATACGCCAGTATGGTATTTTACCTGCTGGTTTATTTGTTTATGAACCTGTGCGGTTTTACCTGTGTGATTCTCTTCTCCCTACGCACTGGAACCGACCAAATTACAGAGTACTCAGGTTTATATCAAAAAGACCCACTTTTGACATTAGGCTTGAGTATTGCCTTGCTCTCACTGGGCGGTATTCCACCACTAGCGGGATTTTTTGGCAAAATCTACTTGTTCTGGGCTGGTTGGCAAGCTGGTCTTTATGGATTAGTTTTACTAGGTTTGGTAACTAGTGTTGTCTCCATCTATTACTACATTCGCGTAGTCAAAATGATGGTAGTTAAAGAACCCCAAGAAATGTCCGACGTAGTGAAAAACTATCCCGAAGTACGTTGGGATTTGCCTGGATTAAGACCTTTACAAGTAGGGTTAGTGGTCAGCTTAATTGCGACTACCATAGCTGGGATTTTGTCAAATCCACTGTTCACCCTGGCGAACAATTCCATTTCTCACACGCAAATCTTACAAGCAACAATTACTAAAGTGAGTACAGTTTCTCTAGAAGAAACAGATAAACTGTAG
- the trxA gene encoding thioredoxin, producing MATKKHFNSFEEMLSGSDVPVLVDFYAEWCGPCKMMGPILDQVNAQLKDRLRIVKIDTEKYTELASQYRIEALPTLMLFKEGKPVDKIEGVLQASQLVQHLQNLI from the coding sequence ATGGCCACTAAAAAACATTTCAACAGTTTTGAAGAAATGCTTTCTGGTTCTGATGTACCTGTATTAGTAGATTTTTACGCTGAATGGTGTGGCCCTTGCAAAATGATGGGGCCGATTTTAGATCAAGTAAATGCTCAATTAAAAGACCGTCTACGCATTGTTAAAATTGACACAGAAAAATACACCGAATTGGCTAGTCAATATCGTATTGAAGCCTTGCCTACACTCATGTTATTTAAAGAGGGTAAGCCTGTAGATAAAATTGAGGGAGTTTTGCAAGCATCTCAGTTAGTGCAGCATCTCCAAAATTTAATTTAG
- a CDS encoding thioredoxin-like domain-containing protein: MTPRVRAPELPQNYAWLNTDKPLSLKQLRGRVVILDFWTYCCVNCLHILPDLKYLEHKYKDSVTVIGVHSAKFDNEQETENIRQAILRYDIEHPVIVDQNFRVWQEYTVRAWPTFMIIDPEGYVIGYVSGEGRRDVLDKLIAKVIAEHQQKSTINFQQINHILEKQQQPTISPLAFTGKVLATPVGLFIADSGHHRLVMSNFDGEVLHIIGTGKSGLTDGSFSTAQFSAPQGMVFDSENQIFYIADTENHALRRVDLKQQIVETIAGTGEQSRNIHPHSGVALETALNSPWDLVKVGNILFIAMAGSHQIWQMNLDTNIIKTYAGTGAEGCVDGSLTESAFAQPSGITTDGQQLYIADSEISTIRSVEIVEPFQVRTVCGSQQLFGFGDVDGRATDVRLQHCMGVEYADNFLWVADTYNHKIKLVSPSTGNCQTILGDGFAGLQDGQGKNSRFFEPSGLSAINSYLYISDTNNHAIRRVDLNTFEVTTLNFVGLCAPDICIQPNL; the protein is encoded by the coding sequence ATGACTCCCCGCGTCAGAGCGCCAGAACTTCCCCAAAATTACGCTTGGCTGAACACTGACAAACCTTTGTCTTTAAAACAACTGAGGGGTAGAGTTGTCATCTTAGATTTTTGGACATACTGCTGTGTTAATTGTCTGCACATCCTCCCAGATTTGAAATATCTCGAACATAAATATAAAGACAGCGTTACAGTTATCGGCGTTCACTCTGCCAAATTTGACAACGAACAAGAAACTGAAAATATCCGCCAAGCTATCTTGCGCTATGACATCGAACACCCAGTGATAGTAGATCAAAATTTTCGCGTATGGCAAGAATATACTGTGCGTGCTTGGCCGACATTCATGATTATCGATCCAGAAGGTTATGTCATTGGCTATGTTTCTGGTGAAGGTAGGCGTGACGTTTTAGACAAGTTAATTGCAAAAGTAATCGCAGAACACCAGCAAAAAAGCACTATTAACTTTCAACAAATCAACCATATTTTAGAAAAGCAGCAACAACCAACAATTTCACCCTTAGCTTTTACTGGTAAAGTCTTAGCAACGCCAGTAGGTTTATTCATCGCTGACTCTGGACATCACCGCTTAGTTATGAGTAACTTTGATGGCGAAGTTCTTCACATCATTGGTACAGGAAAATCTGGTTTAACTGACGGTAGTTTTAGCACAGCACAATTTTCTGCACCACAAGGAATGGTATTTGATAGCGAAAATCAAATATTTTACATAGCAGATACCGAAAATCATGCGTTGCGGCGAGTTGATTTAAAACAGCAAATAGTCGAAACAATTGCTGGAACTGGTGAACAAAGCCGCAATATTCATCCTCATAGCGGTGTTGCTTTAGAAACAGCACTAAATTCGCCGTGGGATTTAGTGAAAGTGGGGAATATTTTATTTATTGCAATGGCGGGTTCGCATCAAATTTGGCAAATGAACTTAGATACCAACATTATCAAAACTTACGCTGGAACTGGTGCAGAAGGTTGTGTTGATGGTTCACTTACAGAATCAGCTTTTGCTCAACCCAGTGGTATAACTACAGATGGACAACAACTGTATATTGCTGACAGCGAAATCAGCACAATTCGGAGTGTAGAAATTGTCGAACCCTTCCAAGTGAGAACTGTTTGTGGTAGTCAACAGTTATTCGGTTTTGGTGATGTGGATGGACGAGCTACAGATGTGCGATTACAACACTGTATGGGAGTAGAATATGCTGACAATTTCTTGTGGGTAGCAGATACATACAACCACAAAATTAAATTAGTTAGTCCCAGCACAGGTAATTGTCAAACAATTTTGGGAGATGGTTTTGCTGGTTTACAAGATGGTCAAGGTAAGAATAGCCGCTTTTTTGAACCGTCTGGTCTAAGTGCAATCAATTCATATCTATATATTAGCGATACCAATAACCACGCTATTCGTCGCGTAGATTTAAATACCTTTGAGGTGACAACTTTGAATTTTGTTGGTTTATGTGCGCCAGATATTTGTATTCAACCTAATTTATAG
- the fabG gene encoding 3-oxoacyl-[acyl-carrier-protein] reductase, with translation MEVLPGNLQSLKGKVAIVTGGSRGIGKAIALELAKYGASVAVNYASSSTAADEVVTDITAVGGQAIALQADVSQADQVEGLINATTEKFGRVDILVNNAGITRDTLLLRMKPEEWQAVIDLNLTGVFLCTRAVSKIMLKQRFGRIINIASVAGQMGNPGQANYSAAKAGVIGFTKTVAKELATRGITVNAVAPGFITTDMTSNLSNTEEILKFIPLGRYGQPEEVAGMVRFLAADAAANYITGQVFNVDGGMVM, from the coding sequence ATGGAAGTTTTGCCAGGAAACTTGCAAAGTCTCAAAGGAAAAGTAGCAATTGTCACAGGTGGTTCACGGGGAATTGGAAAGGCGATCGCACTCGAATTAGCAAAATATGGGGCTAGTGTAGCGGTTAATTATGCTAGTTCCAGTACAGCAGCAGATGAGGTAGTTACAGATATTACTGCTGTTGGTGGACAAGCGATCGCACTGCAAGCTGATGTTTCGCAAGCAGATCAAGTAGAAGGACTCATAAATGCCACCACAGAAAAATTTGGTCGAGTTGATATTTTAGTTAACAATGCCGGAATTACCCGCGACACATTACTTTTGCGGATGAAGCCAGAAGAATGGCAAGCCGTAATTGACCTGAATCTGACTGGCGTTTTCTTATGTACCCGCGCCGTTAGCAAAATTATGCTCAAACAACGTTTCGGGCGAATTATTAACATTGCCTCTGTTGCTGGACAAATGGGCAACCCTGGCCAAGCAAATTACAGTGCTGCCAAAGCAGGAGTCATTGGCTTTACGAAAACCGTTGCTAAAGAACTCGCTACTCGCGGGATCACAGTGAATGCAGTCGCCCCTGGTTTTATCACCACCGATATGACTAGCAATCTCAGCAACACCGAAGAAATTTTAAAATTTATCCCCCTTGGTCGCTATGGGCAACCAGAAGAAGTGGCTGGGATGGTGCGCTTCCTTGCTGCCGATGCTGCCGCCAATTACATTACTGGACAAGTTTTTAACGTCGATGGCGGTATGGTGATGTAA
- the psaB gene encoding photosystem I core protein PsaB produces the protein MATKFPKFSQDLAQDPTTRRIWYAIAMGNDFESHDGMTEENLYQKIFATHFGHLAIIFLWASSLLFHVAWQGNFEQWIKDPLHVRPIAHAIWDPHFGKPAIEAFTQAGASNPVNIAYSGVYHWWYTIGMRTNQELYVGSLGLLLFAALLLFAGWLHLQPKFRPSLAWFKSAESRLNHHLAGLFGVSSLAWAGHLIHVAIPESRGQHVGWDNFLSTAPHPAGLQPFFTGNWSVYAQNPDTAGHVFSTSTGAGTAILTFLGGFHPQTESLWLTDMAHHHLAIAVLFIVAGHMYRTNFGIGHSIKEMMNAKTFFGKKVEGPFNMPHQGIYDTYNNSLHFQLGWHLACLGVVTSLVAQHMYSMPAYAFIAKDYTTQAALYTHHQYIAIFLMVGAFAHGAIFWVRDYDPEQNKGNVLERVLQHKEAIISHLSWVSLFLGFHTLGLYVHNDVVVAFGTPEKQILIEPVFAQFVQAANGKVLYGLDVLLSNPDSVAYTAYPNYANVWLPGWLDAINAGTNSLFLTIGPGDFLVHHAIALGLHTTTLILVKGALDARGSKLMPDKKDFGYAFPCDGPGRGGTCDISAWDSFYLALFWALNTVGWLTFYWHWKHLGIWQGNVAQFNENSTYLMGWFRDYLWANSAQLINGYNPYGMNNLSVWAWMFLFGHLVWATGFMFLISWRGYWQELIETLVWAHERTPLANLVRWKDKPVALSIVQARLVGLAHFTVGYVLTYAAFLIASTAGKFG, from the coding sequence ATGGCAACAAAATTTCCAAAATTTAGCCAGGATCTCGCACAGGACCCAACTACGCGCCGCATTTGGTATGCGATCGCGATGGGCAATGATTTTGAAAGCCATGATGGCATGACCGAAGAAAATCTTTACCAAAAGATTTTCGCTACCCACTTCGGACATCTGGCAATCATCTTCCTCTGGGCTTCCAGCCTCCTGTTCCATGTAGCCTGGCAAGGTAACTTTGAACAGTGGATTAAAGATCCTCTACACGTCCGCCCAATTGCCCATGCAATTTGGGATCCCCACTTCGGTAAACCCGCAATTGAAGCTTTTACCCAAGCTGGTGCTAGTAATCCTGTAAACATTGCTTACTCTGGTGTCTACCACTGGTGGTACACCATAGGTATGCGGACAAACCAAGAACTGTATGTCGGTTCACTTGGTCTGTTACTATTCGCTGCCCTACTTTTATTTGCTGGTTGGTTGCACTTGCAACCCAAGTTCCGCCCCAGCCTCGCTTGGTTCAAGAGTGCTGAATCTCGTCTAAACCACCACCTCGCTGGTTTGTTTGGCGTTAGCTCTCTGGCTTGGGCTGGTCACTTGATTCACGTTGCTATTCCCGAATCTCGCGGACAGCACGTAGGTTGGGATAACTTCTTAAGCACTGCCCCCCACCCAGCAGGCTTGCAGCCATTTTTTACAGGTAACTGGAGCGTTTACGCGCAAAACCCAGATACAGCTGGTCATGTATTTAGTACATCCACTGGTGCTGGTACAGCGATTCTGACCTTCTTAGGTGGTTTCCATCCTCAGACAGAATCTTTGTGGTTGACCGACATGGCTCACCACCACTTGGCGATCGCCGTATTGTTCATCGTTGCTGGTCACATGTACCGTACCAATTTTGGTATTGGTCACAGTATCAAAGAAATGATGAATGCCAAAACTTTCTTTGGCAAAAAAGTTGAAGGGCCATTCAACATGCCTCACCAAGGCATTTATGACACCTACAACAATTCCCTGCACTTCCAATTAGGTTGGCACCTAGCTTGTTTGGGTGTTGTTACCTCCTTGGTAGCGCAACACATGTACTCCATGCCTGCTTACGCGTTCATCGCTAAGGACTACACCACCCAAGCAGCGCTCTACACCCACCACCAGTACATTGCAATTTTCCTGATGGTTGGTGCATTTGCCCACGGTGCAATTTTCTGGGTACGTGACTACGACCCCGAACAAAACAAAGGCAACGTGCTGGAGCGTGTATTACAGCATAAAGAAGCGATTATCTCTCACCTCAGCTGGGTATCGTTATTTTTAGGCTTCCATACCCTTGGGTTGTACGTTCACAACGACGTAGTAGTTGCTTTCGGTACTCCTGAAAAGCAAATCCTGATCGAGCCAGTATTTGCTCAGTTCGTTCAAGCTGCTAACGGTAAAGTACTTTACGGATTGGATGTTTTATTGTCTAATCCCGATAGCGTTGCTTACACCGCTTACCCCAACTATGCAAACGTGTGGTTGCCCGGTTGGTTAGATGCCATTAACGCTGGCACTAACTCCTTGTTCTTAACAATTGGCCCTGGCGATTTCTTGGTTCACCATGCGATCGCATTGGGTCTGCACACCACCACCCTCATCCTAGTCAAAGGTGCCTTGGATGCTCGTGGTTCTAAATTAATGCCAGACAAAAAAGACTTCGGCTACGCATTCCCTTGCGATGGCCCTGGTCGTGGCGGTACTTGCGACATCTCAGCTTGGGATTCCTTCTACTTAGCTCTGTTCTGGGCATTGAACACAGTAGGTTGGTTAACCTTCTACTGGCACTGGAAACACTTAGGTATTTGGCAAGGTAACGTTGCTCAGTTCAACGAAAACTCTACCTACCTGATGGGTTGGTTCCGTGATTACCTGTGGGCTAACTCCGCACAGTTGATCAACGGTTACAACCCCTACGGTATGAACAACCTGTCTGTTTGGGCTTGGATGTTCCTCTTCGGACACTTAGTTTGGGCAACTGGCTTCATGTTCCTCATCTCTTGGAGAGGATACTGGCAAGAGTTGATCGAAACCTTGGTTTGGGCGCACGAGCGTACTCCTCTAGCTAACCTAGTTCGCTGGAAAGACAAGCCCGTTGCACTCTCCATTGTTCAAGCTCGTTTGGTTGGTCTAGCTCACTTCACCGTTGGCTATGTCCTCACCTACGCAGCCTTCCTCATCGCCTCCACTGCTGGTAAGTTCGGTTGA
- the psaA gene encoding photosystem I core protein PsaA, translating to MTISPPEREEKKARVIVDKDPVPTSFEKWALPGHFDRTLARGPKTTTWIWNLHALAHDFDTHTSDLEDISRKIFAAHFGHLAVVTIWLSGMIFHGAKFSNYEAWLSDPLNVRPSAQVVWPIVGQDILNGDVGGGFHGIQITSGLFQVWRGWGITNSFQLYCTAIGGLVLAGLFLFAGWFHYHKRAPKLEWFQNVESMLNHHLQVLLGCGSLGWAGHLIHVSAPINKLMDAGVAVKDIPLPHEFILNKSLLIDVFPGFAAGLTPFFTLNWGQYADFLTFKGGLNPVTGGLWMTDIAHHHLAIAVLFIIAGHQYRTNWGIGHSIKEILENHKGPFTGEGHKGLYENMTTSWHAQLATNLAFLGSLTIIIAHHMYAMPPYPYLATDYATQLCIFTHHIWIGGFLIVGGAAHAAIFMVRDYDPVVNQNNVLDRVIRHRDAIISHLNWVCIFLGFHSFGLYIHNDTMRALGRPQDMFSDSAIQLQPVFAQWVQNLHTLAPGGTAPNALEPVSYAFGGGILAVGGKVAMMPIALGTADFLIHHIHAFTIHVTVLILLKGVLFARSSRLIPDKANLGFRFPCDGPGRGGTCQVSGWDHVFLGLFWMYNSLSIVIFHFSWKMQSDVWGTVDAAGNVSHITGGNFAQSAITINGWLRDFLWAQASQVINSYGSALSAYGLMFLGAHFVWAFSLMFLFSGRGYWQELIESIVWAHNKLKVAPAIQPRALSITQGRAVGVAHYLLGGIATTWAFFHAHILSVG from the coding sequence ATGACGATTAGTCCTCCGGAGCGAGAGGAAAAGAAAGCCAGAGTGATAGTTGATAAAGACCCGGTACCAACCTCATTTGAAAAATGGGCATTGCCAGGACACTTCGACAGAACTCTAGCTAGAGGCCCAAAAACCACCACCTGGATTTGGAACCTCCACGCTCTCGCCCACGATTTTGATACTCATACAAGCGATTTAGAAGACATTTCCCGCAAGATATTTGCGGCTCACTTCGGACACCTGGCCGTTGTGACCATCTGGTTAAGCGGGATGATATTCCACGGCGCGAAGTTTTCTAACTACGAAGCCTGGTTAAGTGATCCGTTGAACGTGAGACCCAGTGCTCAAGTCGTTTGGCCTATTGTTGGACAAGACATATTAAATGGTGATGTCGGTGGAGGATTCCACGGTATTCAGATCACCTCTGGCTTGTTCCAAGTATGGCGTGGCTGGGGTATCACTAACTCCTTCCAGCTTTACTGCACAGCTATTGGCGGCTTGGTATTAGCAGGCTTGTTCCTATTTGCTGGCTGGTTCCACTACCACAAACGCGCTCCCAAACTGGAATGGTTCCAGAATGTGGAGTCGATGTTGAACCACCACTTGCAAGTTCTCTTAGGCTGCGGTTCCTTGGGATGGGCTGGTCACTTGATCCACGTCTCAGCGCCAATCAACAAGCTGATGGATGCAGGGGTTGCTGTTAAAGATATCCCCTTGCCTCATGAGTTCATTCTCAACAAGAGTTTGTTGATCGACGTATTCCCAGGTTTTGCGGCTGGTTTAACACCTTTCTTCACCTTGAACTGGGGTCAGTACGCTGACTTCTTAACCTTCAAGGGTGGTTTAAACCCTGTAACAGGCGGTTTGTGGATGACTGACATTGCTCATCACCACTTAGCGATCGCTGTACTCTTCATCATCGCTGGTCATCAATACCGCACTAACTGGGGCATTGGTCACAGCATCAAAGAGATCCTCGAAAACCACAAAGGCCCCTTCACCGGGGAAGGTCATAAGGGTCTTTATGAGAACATGACCACCTCTTGGCACGCTCAATTGGCAACTAACCTTGCTTTCTTGGGTTCGCTGACAATCATCATCGCGCATCACATGTACGCGATGCCTCCCTATCCATATTTGGCAACTGACTACGCAACTCAGTTGTGTATCTTCACTCACCACATCTGGATCGGTGGATTCTTGATTGTGGGTGGTGCGGCTCACGCAGCCATCTTTATGGTGCGGGATTACGATCCAGTTGTGAACCAAAATAACGTTCTGGATCGGGTAATTCGTCACAGAGATGCAATTATTTCCCACCTGAACTGGGTTTGTATTTTCCTCGGCTTCCATAGCTTTGGTCTGTACATCCACAACGACACAATGCGTGCCTTGGGCCGTCCCCAAGACATGTTCTCAGACAGCGCAATTCAATTGCAGCCAGTGTTTGCTCAATGGGTGCAGAACCTGCACACGTTAGCTCCTGGTGGCACAGCGCCCAACGCCTTAGAGCCTGTTAGCTACGCCTTTGGCGGCGGTATCTTGGCTGTAGGTGGTAAAGTCGCTATGATGCCCATCGCTTTGGGTACAGCTGACTTCTTGATTCACCACATCCATGCTTTTACCATCCACGTAACTGTTCTAATTCTGCTGAAGGGCGTACTGTTCGCTCGCAGCTCTCGCTTGATCCCCGATAAAGCCAACTTAGGTTTCCGCTTCCCCTGCGACGGGCCGGGCCGTGGTGGTACTTGCCAAGTTTCCGGCTGGGATCATGTGTTCCTAGGATTGTTCTGGATGTATAACTCCCTATCTATTGTGATCTTCCACTTCAGTTGGAAAATGCAATCTGATGTTTGGGGAACTGTAGATGCAGCTGGTAATGTGTCTCATATTACTGGTGGTAACTTTGCCCAAAGTGCCATCACTATCAACGGCTGGTTGCGTGACTTCTTGTGGGCGCAAGCTTCACAAGTAATCAACTCCTACGGTAGTGCTTTGTCTGCTTACGGATTAATGTTCCTAGGCGCTCACTTTGTTTGGGCATTCAGCTTAATGTTCCTGTTCAGTGGTCGTGGCTACTGGCAAGAACTAATTGAGTCCATTGTTTGGGCTCATAATAAACTGAAGGTAGCACCTGCAATCCAACCTCGCGCTCTGAGCATCACTCAAGGCCGCGCTGTTGGTGTAGCTCACTACCTCTTAGGAGGAATTGCTACCACCTGGGCATTCTTCCACGCACACATTCTTTCAGTAGGATAG